The Sporosarcina ureae genome includes a region encoding these proteins:
- a CDS encoding fumarate hydratase, with amino-acid sequence MYIETIEKSIYELVCETSTNLPKDVRRAILSAKEKENKGTSAAMSLDTIANNINMADDKLSPICQDTGLPTFKIKTPIGVNQLEIKAAIVRALELATEKGKLRPNAVDSLTGDNSGNNLGIGLPVVKFEQWEEEYIEVKLILKGGGCENKNIQYSLPTELEGLGRAGRDLDGIRKCILHSVYQAQGQGCSAGFIGVGIGGDRSSGYDLAKEQLFRDVTDVNPIPELAKLEEYVLEKANLLGIGTMGFGGEATLLGCKIGVMHRIPASFYVSVAYNCWAYRRMAVNINAKTGEIMDWHYNEGEKIAFEQPAEEAKSTARIVHLQAPISEEDVRDLHVGDVVKISGRIYTGRDAIHKHLMDNEAPVDLNGQVIYHCGPVVLKNDEGKYEIKAAGPTTSMREEPYQGDIMKKFGIRAVIGKGGMGPKTLAALKEHGGVYLNGIGGAAQYYADCIKEVEGVDLLEFGIPEALWHLRVEDFTAVVTMDSHGNSLHADIDKSSLEKLSQFKEKVFN; translated from the coding sequence ATGTACATAGAGACAATTGAGAAGAGTATATATGAACTGGTTTGCGAAACGTCTACAAACCTACCAAAAGACGTTCGACGTGCAATCCTTTCAGCCAAGGAAAAAGAGAATAAAGGAACAAGCGCTGCAATGAGTTTGGATACGATTGCAAATAATATTAATATGGCTGATGATAAGTTATCTCCTATTTGTCAAGATACAGGCCTTCCTACATTCAAAATTAAAACACCAATCGGAGTAAACCAATTGGAAATCAAAGCTGCAATTGTACGTGCTTTGGAGTTAGCTACAGAAAAAGGAAAACTTCGTCCGAACGCTGTAGATTCTTTGACTGGCGATAATAGCGGCAATAACTTAGGTATCGGCCTACCCGTTGTAAAGTTTGAGCAATGGGAAGAAGAGTATATAGAAGTAAAACTAATCTTAAAAGGCGGCGGATGTGAAAACAAAAACATCCAATACAGCCTACCTACCGAATTGGAAGGTCTTGGTCGTGCAGGACGCGATTTAGATGGTATTCGTAAGTGTATCCTTCACTCAGTTTACCAAGCACAAGGACAAGGTTGTTCTGCCGGGTTTATCGGTGTTGGAATCGGCGGCGACCGTTCATCTGGATATGATCTGGCGAAAGAACAACTTTTCCGTGATGTAACAGACGTTAATCCAATTCCCGAACTTGCAAAATTAGAAGAGTATGTATTGGAGAAAGCCAACCTTCTTGGAATCGGGACAATGGGCTTCGGTGGTGAAGCAACTTTACTGGGATGTAAAATCGGTGTCATGCATCGTATTCCGGCAAGCTTCTACGTATCCGTCGCCTATAACTGTTGGGCATATCGCCGTATGGCGGTGAACATTAATGCAAAAACTGGTGAAATCATGGATTGGCATTATAATGAAGGCGAGAAAATTGCTTTTGAACAACCAGCTGAAGAAGCAAAATCTACTGCACGTATTGTACATCTACAAGCACCTATTTCAGAAGAAGACGTTCGTGACCTTCATGTTGGTGACGTAGTAAAAATTTCAGGACGTATATATACAGGTCGCGATGCAATTCATAAGCATTTAATGGATAACGAAGCCCCTGTTGATTTGAATGGTCAAGTCATCTATCACTGCGGACCGGTTGTTCTAAAGAACGATGAAGGCAAGTATGAGATTAAAGCAGCGGGTCCAACGACTTCTATGCGTGAAGAGCCGTACCAAGGCGATATCATGAAGAAGTTCGGTATCCGCGCAGTGATTGGTAAAGGCGGAATGGGACCCAAAACACTTGCAGCTCTTAAAGAGCATGGCGGCGTGTATTTGAATGGCATCGGTGGCGCAGCACAGTATTATGCTGACTGTATTAAAGAGGTAGAAGGCGTAGATTTGCTGGAGTTCGGTATTCCCGAAGCACTATGG
- a CDS encoding SE1561 family protein, with protein MDNSQNNEQVIELKNRFNQFIETLEAIEPEHTDLQDIDRLIMLLDELEDQMDSSKK; from the coding sequence ATGGATAACTCACAGAATAATGAACAAGTCATCGAACTGAAAAACCGATTCAATCAATTCATCGAAACATTGGAAGCGATTGAGCCAGAACACACGGACCTCCAGGATATAGATCGTCTGATCATGTTACTCGATGAATTAGAAGATCAGATGGATAGTTCGAAAAAATAA
- a CDS encoding DUF402 domain-containing protein: MAIPKEGETVQIHSYKHNGKIHRVWQETLVLKGTRNIIIGGNERTLVTESDGRTWLTREPSICYFHAENWFNIICMLREDGVYYYVNMSSPFVYDDKYLKYIDYDLDVKVFPDMSYLILDEDEYVDHKRQMNYPEVIDLILQDNLKKLLGWIKQRKGPFAPDFIDVWTSRYEFYKQIQEEQS, translated from the coding sequence ATGGCAATCCCAAAAGAAGGAGAAACTGTACAGATACACAGCTACAAGCATAACGGCAAAATTCACCGTGTCTGGCAAGAGACACTCGTATTAAAAGGTACACGCAATATTATTATTGGCGGTAATGAACGCACACTTGTGACAGAATCCGATGGGCGCACTTGGCTGACACGTGAGCCATCCATCTGCTACTTTCATGCGGAAAACTGGTTTAACATCATTTGCATGCTACGTGAAGATGGGGTCTATTATTATGTCAATATGAGTTCACCATTCGTTTACGATGACAAGTACTTGAAGTATATTGATTATGACTTGGATGTAAAAGTGTTTCCTGATATGAGCTATTTGATACTTGATGAAGATGAATATGTAGATCATAAGCGTCAGATGAATTATCCCGAAGTCATCGATTTAATCTTGCAGGATAACTTAAAGAAGCTTCTTGGCTGGATCAAACAAAGAAAAGGTCCATTTGCTCCCGATTTCATTGATGTGTGGACTTCACGTTATGAATTTTATAAGCAAATCCAAGAAGAACAAAGCTAG
- a CDS encoding metal-dependent hydrolase: MDTGTHIAMGVAISGLALADSTVATEPATMGAVFAGIMVGSLIPDIDTVLKLRNNAVYLRNHRGITHSVPAVMLWPLLISILLTFIVPGASFFHVWAWTFLAVFTHVFVDIFNSYGTQALRPFSHKWVAIGVINTFDPIIFGLHVIAILAWVFGADPVFTMSILYVVIFFYYLLRFAVKSAVKNAVKKTIPNATHIFTAPTMNFFQWRVAATTDVYHYVGRAYGRSITIYERFEREVMPMSPQVEVALEDPNMQAFTSFSPLYRWSISEEGHIYEVRLIDLRYRSKGYYPFVAVAHVNEDLEVVNSYTGWIFSEEKLRKKLNFAPNN, from the coding sequence TTGGATACAGGCACACATATTGCTATGGGTGTTGCGATCAGTGGATTGGCTCTTGCTGATTCAACTGTAGCAACTGAACCTGCCACAATGGGCGCTGTATTTGCAGGTATTATGGTCGGTTCACTCATTCCTGATATAGATACAGTATTGAAACTTCGAAACAATGCTGTCTATTTACGTAATCACCGCGGTATTACGCATTCGGTTCCAGCTGTTATGCTGTGGCCTTTGCTAATTTCCATACTATTGACTTTCATTGTTCCTGGAGCAAGTTTCTTTCACGTCTGGGCTTGGACATTTTTAGCTGTGTTCACCCATGTATTTGTTGATATTTTCAATTCATATGGGACACAAGCGCTTCGTCCATTCTCCCATAAATGGGTAGCCATAGGGGTCATCAATACATTTGATCCTATTATATTTGGTCTCCATGTAATTGCTATCCTAGCATGGGTGTTCGGTGCAGATCCTGTCTTCACGATGTCCATATTATATGTCGTCATCTTCTTCTATTACCTATTGCGATTTGCCGTTAAGAGCGCAGTGAAAAACGCAGTCAAGAAGACGATTCCAAACGCGACGCATATATTTACTGCACCTACGATGAACTTCTTTCAGTGGCGAGTTGCTGCCACGACAGATGTTTACCATTATGTAGGACGAGCATACGGACGTTCCATTACCATTTACGAACGATTCGAACGTGAAGTGATGCCAATGTCGCCTCAAGTTGAAGTAGCACTAGAAGATCCAAACATGCAGGCTTTCACTTCGTTTTCACCGCTTTATCGCTGGTCGATTTCGGAAGAAGGACATATCTATGAAGTTCGCTTAATTGATTTGCGTTATCGAAGCAAGGGGTATTATCCATTCGTTGCAGTCGCACATGTCAATGAAGACTTAGAAGTAGTCAACTCTTATACAGGATGGATTTTCTCAGAAGAGAAACTACGTAAAAAGCTTAATTTTGCCCCAAATAACTAA
- a CDS encoding YfhH family protein, with translation MDTEKHYSEMNENELRSEIANLMEKARKAEQMGMISEYAVHQRKATLVQSYLVDPATIKPGEMYRIEGDDGVFFQVDYLKGLFAWGYRLGGEKAEEALPLAMLKNIKSGK, from the coding sequence ATGGATACTGAAAAACATTATAGTGAAATGAATGAAAATGAATTGCGTAGTGAAATCGCTAACCTAATGGAGAAAGCACGTAAAGCTGAACAAATGGGGATGATTAGTGAATATGCAGTTCACCAAAGAAAAGCGACTCTTGTACAGTCATATCTGGTAGATCCCGCTACTATTAAACCAGGTGAGATGTACCGGATTGAAGGAGACGATGGGGTTTTCTTTCAAGTAGACTACCTTAAAGGATTGTTCGCATGGGGTTATCGCTTAGGTGGCGAGAAGGCTGAAGAAGCTTTGCCGCTTGCTATGTTAAAAAATATAAAAAGCGGTAAATAA
- the mutY gene encoding A/G-specific adenine glycosylase: MQIIERKKAFQDALLTWYEAEKRDLPWRRTDNPYYIWISEVMLQQTRVDTVIPYYERFIEKFPTMQDLSYAPEEDVLKMWEGLGYYSRVRNLQSGVREVVETYGGKVPNNRKDISTLKGVGPYTAGAILSIAYGVPEHAVDGNVMRVLSRILLIEEDIALPRNKKLFEQAVMELISEEDPSSFNQALMELGATICTPNPHCLLCPVRDFCIAFEEGKQQQLPIKIKKQKMKHVTLAAFAIQNEDGNWLLQKRPNTGLLASLWEFPMIEFQEASAVDAFEKENGLKLKNLQELPHVLHVFSHITWDIHVYRAQLNEEHTDGNLQFFTKQEVEALPKSKPVLKIIDLLEW, encoded by the coding sequence ATGCAAATTATTGAACGAAAGAAGGCATTCCAAGATGCGTTATTGACTTGGTATGAAGCTGAAAAACGAGACTTGCCTTGGAGAAGGACCGATAACCCATACTATATTTGGATTTCGGAAGTTATGTTACAACAGACACGAGTTGACACTGTCATTCCGTATTATGAGCGTTTTATTGAAAAATTTCCCACGATGCAAGATCTTTCATATGCACCTGAAGAAGATGTTTTGAAAATGTGGGAAGGACTTGGATATTATTCTAGAGTGCGCAACCTACAATCAGGTGTTAGAGAAGTCGTGGAAACCTATGGCGGGAAGGTTCCTAATAACCGAAAAGATATTTCTACATTAAAAGGTGTCGGGCCATACACGGCTGGCGCTATCTTGAGTATTGCCTATGGAGTGCCTGAACATGCGGTAGACGGAAATGTCATGCGTGTATTGTCGAGGATTTTATTGATCGAAGAAGATATCGCATTGCCACGTAATAAAAAATTATTCGAACAAGCTGTAATGGAGTTAATTTCAGAGGAGGATCCTTCTTCCTTTAACCAAGCGCTTATGGAATTAGGCGCAACCATATGTACGCCGAATCCGCATTGTTTATTATGCCCAGTTAGAGATTTTTGTATCGCCTTTGAAGAAGGAAAGCAACAGCAATTACCAATTAAGATAAAAAAGCAGAAAATGAAGCATGTTACACTAGCTGCCTTCGCGATTCAAAATGAAGACGGTAACTGGCTGTTGCAGAAACGTCCAAACACCGGGCTGCTTGCTAGTCTTTGGGAATTTCCAATGATTGAATTTCAAGAAGCTTCTGCAGTGGATGCTTTTGAAAAAGAAAATGGATTGAAATTAAAGAATCTTCAAGAGTTACCGCATGTCCTTCACGTGTTTTCCCATATTACATGGGATATTCATGTATATCGTGCACAATTAAATGAGGAACATACAGATGGTAATTTGCAGTTCTTCACTAAACAAGAAGTTGAAGCACTACCGAAGTCAAAACCTGTGCTAAAAATAATCGACTTGCTGGAATGGTGA
- a CDS encoding TIGR01777 family oxidoreductase produces MRVVITGGTGFIGTILTDKLKEKGHEVVIFTRKPSSKHDGVHYIQWLTDHASPENEVGRVDAFVNLAGVSIDDGRWSEERKKQIYDSRITATQEVLRIMRTLPDKPRVLVNASAIGIYPTSLTAEYTEDSTAVGNDFLATTVYDWEKLAGQANEIGVRTVCTRFGIVLGKDGGALPLMKLPYQLFAGGKIGSGNQWFSWVHVDDLANAILFSIESEDVKGPVNVVAPSPMHMNAFGKTIGKVLHRPHWFRVPSFAMKAALGEKSIVVLQGQHVVPEKLLANGFTFDYPSLRPALENLLL; encoded by the coding sequence ATGAGAGTGGTTATTACTGGAGGAACTGGATTCATTGGTACGATCTTAACTGACAAGTTGAAGGAAAAAGGTCACGAAGTAGTCATCTTCACACGTAAACCTTCATCTAAACATGACGGAGTTCACTATATTCAATGGTTGACAGATCACGCATCACCCGAGAATGAAGTGGGGCGAGTAGATGCATTCGTCAATTTAGCGGGAGTGTCCATTGATGACGGTCGTTGGTCTGAAGAACGAAAAAAGCAAATTTATGATAGCCGAATCACTGCTACACAAGAAGTGTTGCGTATCATGCGTACACTTCCTGATAAACCTCGAGTCTTGGTGAATGCAAGTGCAATCGGCATTTACCCTACGTCGCTTACTGCTGAATATACAGAAGACTCTACTGCAGTCGGCAACGATTTTTTAGCCACAACCGTATATGACTGGGAAAAGCTTGCAGGACAAGCAAATGAAATAGGTGTACGAACTGTATGTACCCGTTTTGGTATTGTACTCGGTAAAGACGGCGGTGCACTGCCACTTATGAAGTTGCCTTATCAATTATTTGCCGGTGGTAAAATCGGTTCAGGCAACCAATGGTTTTCATGGGTGCATGTTGACGACCTAGCCAATGCCATTCTCTTCTCCATAGAGAGTGAAGACGTGAAAGGTCCCGTTAATGTAGTCGCACCGAGTCCTATGCATATGAATGCTTTTGGAAAAACAATTGGCAAAGTATTACACCGTCCACATTGGTTTCGCGTTCCAAGTTTTGCAATGAAAGCTGCATTGGGAGAAAAAAGTATCGTCGTTCTACAAGGTCAGCATGTAGTACCGGAAAAGCTACTGGCGAACGGATTTACTTTTGATTACCCTTCATTACGACCAGCGCTTGAAAATCTATTACTATAA
- a CDS encoding gamma-type small acid-soluble spore protein: MPNQSKRNAQNDPSMTDANQVKKQNARSAQSSMNEEFASETDVNQVRQQNAQSARNMQSSSSAMQSSMNEEFGSETDVNEVKKQINKAEANKQKASGARANQNKGSN; encoded by the coding sequence ATGCCAAATCAATCAAAACGAAATGCACAGAATGATCCATCTATGACAGATGCGAACCAAGTGAAGAAACAAAATGCGCGATCTGCGCAATCATCGATGAATGAAGAGTTCGCTTCCGAGACGGACGTCAATCAAGTTCGTCAGCAAAACGCGCAGTCTGCGAGAAACATGCAGTCTTCTTCATCCGCAATGCAGTCCTCTATGAATGAGGAGTTCGGATCTGAAACAGATGTCAATGAAGTGAAGAAACAAATCAACAAAGCAGAAGCAAACAAACAAAAAGCATCAGGAGCACGTGCTAACCAAAACAAAGGTTCAAACTAA
- a CDS encoding polysaccharide deacetylase family protein: MTHHVSGILLASCLLIVGVVMNPFTVQAEAFHWGFKKATEGVPPSAGAELDKLLDDHGAIYKGKEDKKVVYLTFDNGYEAGYTESILDTLKKEKAPATFFLTGHYVKSASDIVKRMVKDGHGIGNHSYDHPNMANLTEKQMEDEWKRLDEIVYATTGQKRTIYTRPPEGTFNAKLLQKGNDLGYRHIFWSVAFIDWHRDQRKGKAYAYNELMNQLHPGAVILMHTVSPDNAEALPDFIRDAKKKGYEFHSLDQLVEEYEKGNAITQ; encoded by the coding sequence ATGACTCATCATGTGTCAGGAATTTTACTGGCATCTTGTTTGCTAATTGTGGGAGTTGTGATGAACCCTTTCACTGTTCAAGCGGAAGCATTTCATTGGGGATTCAAGAAGGCTACTGAAGGAGTTCCCCCTTCTGCTGGAGCGGAACTGGATAAATTGCTGGATGATCACGGTGCAATCTATAAAGGGAAAGAAGATAAAAAAGTCGTTTATCTAACATTCGATAACGGATATGAGGCCGGCTACACGGAAAGCATTTTAGATACATTGAAAAAAGAGAAAGCTCCCGCCACATTTTTCTTAACAGGACATTATGTAAAAAGCGCCAGTGATATAGTAAAACGTATGGTGAAAGATGGTCATGGTATCGGAAATCATTCATACGATCATCCGAATATGGCGAATTTAACTGAGAAACAGATGGAAGATGAGTGGAAAAGGCTAGATGAAATTGTATATGCTACTACTGGTCAAAAAAGGACCATCTACACGAGGCCGCCAGAGGGGACATTTAACGCGAAGTTACTGCAAAAAGGGAATGACCTCGGATATAGGCATATTTTCTGGTCCGTCGCATTCATTGACTGGCATCGGGACCAACGAAAAGGAAAAGCGTATGCCTATAACGAATTGATGAATCAGCTGCACCCGGGTGCCGTCATTCTTATGCATACTGTGTCACCTGATAATGCAGAGGCACTTCCTGATTTCATTCGTGATGCCAAGAAGAAAGGCTATGAATTCCATTCGCTCGATCAGTTAGTAGAGGAATATGAGAAAGGAAATGCGATTACACAATAA
- the recX gene encoding recombination regulator RecX produces the protein MPLITKISQQKRDSERYNIFLDEQYAFSVHESVLVKFELTKGMELDDWSKDEIVYSDQIEKAFNRALHFLSFRMRSEMEVKKKLLEKEYGEAVVLEAIVKLKRLGFLNDEAFSEALVRTEKNSTLKGPRAIQQSLYKKGIPKELQTQALEEYTMEDQMANAMKLAEKTIRSNNSQPPAQVKQKIQNTLARKGFSYQQISEVLSNVTIERDEEEWSDITSTFGEKAWRRYQSKYSGSDLRQRVKQSMYQKGIPLSQIDQFIEQKRNEENGY, from the coding sequence GTGCCGCTTATTACCAAAATATCACAACAAAAACGAGATAGCGAACGTTACAATATTTTCCTTGACGAACAATATGCGTTTAGTGTCCATGAATCAGTCCTAGTAAAATTTGAACTCACAAAAGGGATGGAGCTGGACGACTGGTCTAAGGACGAGATCGTTTATTCGGATCAAATTGAAAAAGCATTTAATCGTGCCTTGCATTTTTTGTCATTTCGAATGCGAAGTGAAATGGAAGTAAAAAAGAAGCTGCTTGAGAAAGAGTATGGAGAAGCCGTTGTTCTAGAAGCGATCGTGAAATTAAAACGACTTGGCTTTTTGAACGATGAAGCGTTTTCGGAAGCTCTTGTTCGTACAGAAAAAAATAGCACGTTAAAAGGTCCGAGAGCTATTCAGCAATCTCTCTATAAGAAAGGTATACCCAAAGAACTGCAAACTCAAGCATTGGAGGAATATACAATGGAAGATCAAATGGCTAATGCCATGAAGTTGGCCGAAAAGACCATTCGTTCGAATAATTCACAGCCTCCTGCACAAGTAAAGCAAAAAATTCAAAATACATTGGCGAGAAAGGGATTTTCCTATCAACAAATATCGGAAGTTCTCAGCAATGTGACAATCGAACGTGATGAGGAGGAGTGGTCTGATATCACGTCTACATTCGGTGAAAAAGCATGGAGACGATACCAAAGTAAATACTCAGGATCCGATCTTAGACAACGTGTGAAGCAATCTATGTATCAAAAAGGAATTCCGCTTAGTCAAATCGATCAATTTATTGAACAGAAAAGGAATGAAGAAAATGGATACTGA